One Microcaecilia unicolor chromosome 8, aMicUni1.1, whole genome shotgun sequence DNA window includes the following coding sequences:
- the C8H5orf24 gene encoding UPF0461 protein C5orf24 homolog isoform X2 produces the protein MMRPVASGNPPFCGTDKTSCLNEDSVRTTDQYDLYSTRENKYSHTMSQKPSACQRQEAFSETHLQTTSSRNLDSKDDLKKKKNLSRSGKRGRPSGTTKSAGYRTSTGRPLGTTKAAGFKTSPGRPLGTTKAAGYKVSPGRPPGKKQQAIRCSSDA, from the exons ATGATGCGTCCAGTCGCAAGTGGTAATCCACCTTTTTGTGGGACGGACAAAACATCATGCCTTAATGAAGACAGCGTGAGAACGACTGATCAGTATGATTTGTATTCAACTCGGGAAAACAAATACAGCCACACAATGAGCCAGAAGCCCAGTGCTTGCCAGAGGCAAGAAGCATTCAGTGAAACGCACTTGCAAACGACAAGCAGCCGGAATTTAGATTCAAAAGATGatctaaagaaaaagaaaaacctcaGTAGGTCTGGTAAGCGTGGCAGACCATCGGGGACCACCAAATCTGCAGGATATAGAACCAGCACAGGCCGACCCCTTGGGACCACCAAAGCAGCTGGATTTAAGACAAGTCCAGGCAGACCTTTGGGCACAACTAAAGCTGCAGGATACAAAGTCAGTCCAGGGAGACCTCCAG GAAAAAAGCAGCAAGCCATCAGGTGTTCCAGTGATGCCTAA
- the C8H5orf24 gene encoding UPF0461 protein C5orf24 homolog isoform X1 has translation MMRPVASGNPPFCGTDKTSCLNEDSVRTTDQYDLYSTRENKYSHTMSQKPSACQRQEAFSETHLQTTSSRNLDSKDDLKKKKNLSRSGKRGRPSGTTKSAGYRTSTGRPLGTTKAAGFKTSPGRPLGTTKAAGYKVSPGRPPGSIKTRSRLAHLGYSCNSAAFPFATAHSRGLHMVGENNSKVKQSNE, from the coding sequence ATGATGCGTCCAGTCGCAAGTGGTAATCCACCTTTTTGTGGGACGGACAAAACATCATGCCTTAATGAAGACAGCGTGAGAACGACTGATCAGTATGATTTGTATTCAACTCGGGAAAACAAATACAGCCACACAATGAGCCAGAAGCCCAGTGCTTGCCAGAGGCAAGAAGCATTCAGTGAAACGCACTTGCAAACGACAAGCAGCCGGAATTTAGATTCAAAAGATGatctaaagaaaaagaaaaacctcaGTAGGTCTGGTAAGCGTGGCAGACCATCGGGGACCACCAAATCTGCAGGATATAGAACCAGCACAGGCCGACCCCTTGGGACCACCAAAGCAGCTGGATTTAAGACAAGTCCAGGCAGACCTTTGGGCACAACTAAAGCTGCAGGATACAAAGTCAGTCCAGGGAGACCTCCAGGTAGCATTAAAACTCGATCACGACTTGCACATCTAGGTTATTCATGCAACAGTGCAGCTTTTCCTTTTGCCACAGCTCATAGCAGAGGACTGCATATGGTTGGGGAAAATAATAGCAAAGTCAAGCAGTCTAATGAATAG